The genomic stretch GGAACGAGAGCGTGGCAAGGGAGTAGCGTTACCATCTGCGTCTCGAGGGACGTTGTACGTATGCCGAATTTCTAGCAGGTTTGGGTTTTTCCAAATCTCCCCAGGAAGCTCCGGGAAATCAAGGGCCTTGCCTGATTTATCATAATCATCAACCCAATTATGCGCCTTGTTACCGAGTGCGTTGCCTATAGAAATAACATTGCCCGAGTCGTCTGCGGAAGTCCGATGTACTGTGCTACCTGAAGATATATGCCGGCCAATGGTGGATGCGTCATTCGAAATGCCAGTTTGCATGGTCGACATACGGTCAAGGGCATGGTGTGATACAGTAGAGAATCCTGTATCGGCATGCCTCATTATGGCTTGATGGTCAGTATGGCTTCTATCGGAGTAAAACTGCTGAAATTCATCCATAACGACGTCCTGAGTATTCTCTTTATCGTCATGAGCTGTTGCGTGAATAGGGCGAAGATCTGTTTCAATAATTCCTTGAATTTGCTGTATTTGTGTGCGAGCATCTAAAAGTGGACTTTTGCGAATGCGTTCCACTTCTTCAGCCCAATGTTGCAATTGTTTCGTCTCTTCTATATCGTAAGATTGTTCATCTCGAACTGCAGCTCCCGTTAGTGAACCGCGAACCGGTGCCAGTAAGGTAACACACACATGGGCTAGGGATGTGGATATCTTCAGGAAATAATATGCGGTACATGTTTTTCCATTTTTCAGACTCCTCAATCCCTCGTTTCATCGGTATTTTTAGCTGAGGTATAACATTTTCCGTCGTATATAGATTTTCTTTCTGTTCGCATTGTAATTGGCTacgatgctgcagcaaagATTGAGCATCTTTGAGATCTTCGAAGCATCTGTCGCAATGATTCATTGGAAGTGTGTGCTTGCGATATACGTGTTCtctaagaaagaaaacagatCATCAATGTCACTTTCTcggctttgcttcttgcAGAAGGTATGCACTAACCTATCTCTGTGGTACTCCTTCCATGAGTTATGTGCACATGTTTCCCATCCGCCTCGCTCAAAACTTGCATTTTGTTGGTCCCTCTGACAAAATGGACAGGCGAAATGCTTGTATGAGTCTTCATTGGATGAAAATATTGCAAAATCAGGAGAATTGCCTCTGCCATCCCGGGACTCATCTTCGTTTTTCTCGGCTCGTTTAATAGCTTCAGGATCCATTGTACATAAGGGCCACGAACACAATCCGGGCGCCTTCAATAATCGTGGCTCACTTTATATGTTAGCAAATGGGATTTCTTAGCAGTGAAGACCTAAGGCGAACAGTACGCGGGGAAGAGGATTCGGGCTATTGTCACAGCCTGATTCTTACAGCCCAACTCTTATAGTTGTATTCAAGGGGCCTTTGGGGATTAACATAAGACCGAAGAACCAATAAGAGAATTGACCGCAGATTGCTGAATACAAGGTACGTATTATACATCAAATATACGCAGGCTTTACGCAAATAAATATAGCGTGAATAAAATTCACTTATACAACGCACAGCTCGCAATCCATAACATATTAGACACGTACGAACGAATaagattcttttttcttttaatcCTTATATCTGATTTAGTCCAAACACAGTTTTTCAGGCAAACAAATTGAGAAGCACCTACTCTTCTTAgtacaaagaagagagattggGCCTCTCGACTATTTACGGTTATTTATGGCAGTACGCCGCAATCTTACGCGTATGTATAAAGTAGTTCAATATCATCGAGAAACACAGCTGTCGCTTACCAAAAAGTCTATTCCATAGGCATCTCAGATGATCAAAtaacagaagaaaaaacctGCAAGAGTGGACAATGTAGCTTGATGGAAATTTCCGTGTATGTATTTCCTTTCTAACGTTATACTTATTAACATCCTTCTCCTGGATCAcctctttatatatataatccgTCAATACCggtctctctttcttttctcactCTCTCTCAGGACACGCTCTAGTATATCTATGTCCCGTCTCTCTTCCCATATTTTCGCAATCGTGTGCAAATAAGACAGACTTTgtctaaaagaaaaaaaggaaaaaaaaaacttggtATCTGAGGAGGCTACTTCGCGTATGCCAATAACATTGAAAAACACAAATAAAACAAAATCCCTGGCTTGCTGTTTCCTTTTCTGACTCCGCCAATTGTATCCGAATTTGACATCAAattgaaaaaggaaaaaaaaaaaaagggggggggggggggggaagaagaagaagatccCAAAGCAATATTAAcaaaggggagggggggaggaaAAAACGAATACCAAAAACTCCCAGGCTTAAAACGATTCGCTTAGCAACCGTATATATATGCAAATCTTAAAAACGCGACGGGTATGAGAATGATCAAACTTGTCACATATGCCATGTCATGATAGACAGATGTGTATTATAAAGCGGaacaagggaaagaaaaatcgCTGCATGATTGATAGCATTTTTCTGAGCAGGTAGTGCCGTTCATCGCCTTCACGTGTCGCTCGACACAGAAAGATTCTGATACTTGCTCACCAGCTCCTCAATTTTAGGAATGAGCTCAGGGATGCGGAATGGCTTGGAAATAACATCGTCCTAGACGAAGCAAGTGGTTAGCGACATGGTCAGAAAGACAAGGATATAATCAcgagagagatgatgaaactTACAATTCCTGCAGCCTTTGCATTCTCAATTTGTTCCGGCCGTGCATAAGCCGTAACCGCAATGATAGGAATGTGTTTGGTAATTGTCCCTTCCTTTTCGAGTTCACGTATCTTCCTTGCGCAAGTCATGCCGTCCATGACAGGCATCTCCAAGTCCATAAGAATGACAGATATATCAACACCTTCGGCCTCTTGACCTGCCCAAAATCTTGATTTCTGCAGTGTCTGAAGTGCCTCTTTACCGTGGTTGGCCACAAACGTGTTATTACCGTAGTTACGGAGCTGTCGCTGCAACACCTTCTGATTGACAATATTATCTTCAACAATGAGAACGTCAAAAAGAGGGTTGCGGCCTGTATCCGACTGGCTGCGCGACGCAGAACCGCCCGCGGGTTGGCTGTTGGTAGAAGGCGTCTGAATCTTTCGTTCGAGCTTGAATGGCGTGATGTGTTCATATTCAGAAGGAGGATTCAGGCATTTGCGACTCTGTATGTAAAAGCTGAACTTGCTTCCAGCATCCCGCTGCGAAGAGACGCCGATCTGACCACCTTGCATTTCAGTCAAGATCCTGGAGATGAATAGTCCCAGCCCAGAGCCACCATATTGCACATGCGTCCGAGGGGTGGCTTGCTGGAAGCGTTGGAAGAGGACCTTCAGTTCCTCATCACCAAGGCCGGTGCCGGTGTCCTCCACTGAGCAGTGGATATTGAAACGTTCACCAGAGCCCCACTCCTCTTCATTGTCAATATTCATGCCGGCCGTCCGCTGTATATCGTTTCGCTCAAAGTAAAACGTTCCTTGGCTTGTAACCTCAGACATGTCTTTCGTCGCGCACATACTCACGATAATGGTACGCTTCTCTCGGCCCTGTGTGAACTTGATAGCGTTGGTCATGAGATTAATCAGTACTTGTCTCAGTCGTGACGGATCCAGCTTTGCCCAGTTAACTCCATAGGTTTCGAAACTATTGTCGACGATGAATTCGAAAGCTATATCATGCGCAATCAACTCTGCTTCAAACATCTTGAGCGTACGATGGACAACCTTTATTGGCTGCTCATCAACGGGAGTGACAGCTAATAAGCTAGAATCGAGTTTCGACAGCGTTAAAATATCGTCGACAATGCGCTTTTGGTGGCTGGCGCAGAGATTGATGGtattggcagcatcaagacaGGATTCCAAAAGAGAGTCTACTTCTGCCTTGTCTGAGTGGGCTGTGAACGAGGCAATGCTATTGGCGATTTGATCGACACACTGGAGGATCGCCGACAAGGGGTTCCTCATTTCGTGGCTCGTAATGTCAATGAAATTTTCTTGCTGGCGCTTTAGCTCCACAGCTTCTTCGCGTCTTTCGCTCTGGACCCTTTCAGCCCACTTCTGAGAAGATATATCTGTAAtgcagccaaagatggatgccAGGCTACCGTCGGGGCCCTTCTCTGGAAAGGCGCTCATCAGGACCCAGGTGTCGACTGTGTGATCTCCGCTAAGTTGGCTGTAGTTGAATCGAAATTCCAATGAAATGGTCACTTTTTGCTCCAGAAGGCGTGTCCAAGCTTCCTCTAGTCTAGGCCTATCTTCAACTCGCACGCTATCCATCCAAACAGTACCTATTTGCTCGGATCGAGCGTTGCGAGAGATCTGCCACCACATGTCGTTGCAGTAGTCGATATGGCCAAGGTTATCGGCAATGAACATTCCAACAGGGGCAAACTCAGCCATACGCGTGAACTTCAGTTCCAACTCGCTGGCTTCTTGTGTACGTTGCTCGAGCTTTTCTGAGAGCTCTTGGCGATCCATCAGGGCGAGATGTGCTGCTCGCTGGCCACGTCGAATCTCTTCCTCAAACAGCAGAACCGAAGCCATGGAGGTTGCTAGCTGCCGCGATAGGAGGTGGATGAATAACTTGTAGTCATCGTTATACGGCCGCCGTGGGTTTACCCCAAGCACAATAAAACCTGTTACAGCTTCGCCGGTGTTTGTAGGAATGACCGGAAAGACGACAATGGTTCTACACGGTTCCCCGAAGCCTCGCCACTCAAATCCTTCTATGAGATGCTTGGGCAGGGTACCGTCATCTTCTGATAACACCACAGGCTCACCACCCCTCGCCAAGGATTGTCGCACATACGGCGCAAACCCTTCGTCTGATGTACGCAGATCTATGGTTTGAGGGGCCGCGACATGGCCTTCTGGGACACCAGGAGATCCCTCGAGAATGAGCTGGGGCGAATGGATAAAGCTACCAGAGTGCAGCGACGACACTTCGCTTTCGGGTTCGTCCCTGACAGAGTAGACCATGCTAAACGGAATGTCATATTCGTTAAACGCCAGGCCTTTCCTCAACTGCGGCCAAAATTCGTTGATGGAAGCCGCTGAAGCCGTCCGCTCTCCTATCTCTCGCAACGTAAGCATTCGGCGCTCGTTCATTCTTCGTCGAGTGTTTTCGAAACAAGGGTTGTATAGACCGACcacctcgccctcttcgccaaGGATTGGAATGATGGACCACGAGAAGAAAGTTTCTTCTAAAAATCCATGTCTGTTGATGAAGATCTGGTTATCGTGCTTCATTATTGCTTGACCAGAATCCCAAGCCGTTTTAAAGATGGGCAGGAACTCATCCTTGATTTCGTGCCAGCCATCCGCATACCGTTGGCCCATGAGGTTTGGATGTTTACTGCCGGCCAGGGCTACATATGCAGCGTTATAGAAACTGACAAACTCAGGGCCCCAGTACATGGCGGTTGGATTTGGGCTGGCCATGATTAAATTTGTCATGCCTCTCAGATTGTAGCTCCATTCGCTCATAGGTCCCAATGGTGTAGAGCCCCAGTCAATCGACTTGGCCAATTTGATATGCTCTGGGAGATTATCGTTGTACGGAATCCTGGTCCAGTCAAAGGTCGATCTTACGGGTTGTGATTGCAGTACTTGGTTGGTGAAATCGTCCGGATGGCGTCGGTTTATATCATAGATGGACTCTACGGTGCCAGTTCCGGGAGTTGTGAGGGTAGTGTCTATAGACTCGAGAGGAGGCTTCACAGTGGCGTTACCGAAGTAGTCGGGCGGCTCAAGGATATCAACAGCGGGGGTAACCGGCGTCGACAAAGGTTGGGCACTGATATCTTGCCCGAGCATGAtggtttcttcttccactgtTTCTTCCAccattggcggcgtcggGCGCGTTGCATGATACGCAGCACTTGCGCCAATGAACCGAAACCGCCGTCTTAAAGTTGTGCAATTCCATGTGATCCCGCCGTACTCATAAGTTGATGAAGGCACGTCCAAGGCATCAGTCCCACTAGCCATAGCCCAAGATCTAAACTCATTAAAGTTTTCCGGGAGATCGGGAGACGCAGGGTCTTCTTGCTCGGGGTTCAAAAGGCTGTGGATCGGCTCGGCAGCCCGCAGAGATCCATTATAGTATACGATCGGCAAGCCAGGGCGGTTAGTGTTTGCTGAGTTGGCGAGATCAACCAGGAACGTCGGCCTATCGTCgtgctcgagaagctcaagaacGCCGACACCCTGAAGCATCTGCAAGCTAGGGGGCAGGCTGCGCATATCCGGGCTCAGAGACGGTACAGACATGTCCATGGACGACGGTGTGCTGCCGGAGAGAGCCGCATTTGTGGAGCTAACGCTAGCCCTGGGGAGTTTCAGCGTCGTGACAGTCCCTGCAGTTTCCTCGCGAGCTTGTGTTATAATGGCCGAAGCGGCATCTGATACAGGAACGCTATGAGGACGAGGGAAGTGGCGTGCAGGGCcatgggaaaagaagagaggggagACTGCATCTTCGCGGTTCACTTGCATGGAGCTCAGAGGAAACATGGCATCGCTTAGCATTTCCAGTCTCCTCGAAGGCGAGGCGCCCGTGCGAGGCTTCTTGGCCGGTACCGACCCCATCGCTTGGCCGTGCTTGCTTCTGCGCGACTGGCGCTTTCCGGCTCTTTCGGCGGATGACGAATCTGCGGCTTCAGCCTGGCGTAAGCCCGGGTGtctctttggcgatggtagGGCCGCAATCGGGTTTGCTGGGGGCTGAGAGCCTGCTTGACCAGTGTTGCTATTGTCAAGATGCCATGGCATCGGCAGGCCTGCCGAATGGTGTCTGGAGTGCTCCTGGCGCGAAGTGCCCGCAGAGAAGGGCGAGGATGCCgtctccagcgccgccgcaagAGGTCGAGGAGAGATTGCTGGTTCCTGGCCAAAGCTCGGGGGGAGGATTCGGTGGCCCGGAGTCAGAGGTAGCGCTGGGGGCCTGGGTCGAGgctggtgctgatgctgatgctgatgctggtgctgatgaGGACGACACGGAAGACGGGTGAGAGATGCCAGTAGAAGAAAatgcagaagcagaggcgGAGGCAAAGCCAGAGCAATCTGCGGAGGAGTCGTCCTCGGTCTGCATTAAGGCGGCGGGAGGGGCGAGGATGCCAGAGGACAGAAAGAAGGAGCTCGCTTCGAAAAGCTTGGTTGCAGCAAGGCAAGACCTGAGATTCACTGACAGCGGGGTTTGGAGAGGGTGTCGATCCTTGTCAGGACACCCGAGTGGCGGACGGGTCTAGGCCTACTGGGGGACTTGTCCAAACGAGATCGAGATGGTCCGACGAGCGAGGGTGGATGATGGGTGGATATGGCCGACCGAGCGAGCGAGCCGTCGCCGTTGACCTTCTATGGGTAGCCGCACCTGGAATGTCTTTCAACGGCTCTGGAGGCCATGCGGGCAGGGCATGAGCGCGGCAGCCGATGAGACGTCGATTACGGCACGGCGTATAGACAACAGGACCCTCTACGTGCTCTGTATACGAGGAGGCTGCCGGGCAGGCGAGCAAAGAGTAGCAGCAGGACCAGGACCAGGACCAGGTATCGAGTTCCCTATGCGCAGTATAACAGCTGAAACGAGGGTATAGACGGGCTGAACAGCACTCAGTCGGCGTCCAGAGACGTCTTAGAATCGCGAGCTGAGCTTATGGAAGAGTCGTGGCTGTGGGACCTCAGAATGGCGAAAGGGAGCTCCAGGGCGTAAGCAGCTTTGTGCGGCATCGATAGAGGCGAGCCGCGCAGCGCAGCTTCCAGCAACTGACGGGCAGCAACTGACGGGCAGCAACTGACGGGCAGACGACGCAGAAGAGACTCACCGGGTCTGTCCTGGCGATGGATCAACGCAGACGAGTGCCGGCGATGGTCGACGGACCCGACAATAAGGGTCGCTTTGCCGGGGAACTGCTGATCAGCGCTGATGCTCCGGATGTCAGTTGCCTGAGTGGAGTTGCAAAGCCCAACGGGCGACGAGAGCCGGCAGGTGTCAGAGCGAAGGCAAAAGGGCTGATGGACCGCGAAATCATCGATTCAAGCAATCCCGGCCAGAGTTCCCCCACTGGCTCCATGGGCTGCCAGAGCGGTCGTAGCGGTCGCATCGCTAGCAATAGTGCTGGTGGCAGCATTGATTATGCCGGCACCTGCGCTGGACTAGACAGATATTGGCCCtgtgctactgctgctagcagctGAAGGAGGAACCACAGCAGAGCCGATGCAGGGAGACGACGGGATGGATGTGGATGCCTCGGTGGGGGGGTGCAAAAGGTCTATCGTGGGTCGaccgtttttttttttttttttttttttttttttttttttttcccttttttttttcctgtgTTTTAGCTGCAGCACTGCCGATTCCAACTACGGTGCCTGATTGGGCTGTCCACACTGTCCGTCGCACCTACCAGGCCCTTTCCCTGCGCAGCAGCATAGTGCGCATTAGCCTGCAAATGTCACCACGTTTTACTCTCCTGCTTGAGGAGAATGGATCTCTATTCGGGTAATTTCCAGCAAATCAGCCCTCCGCTAGCAGTGCTACTGTGCAAATAGAGGTGGCGAAGCAGGGGGTccgtggaggagctgctccGGAGCTAGACCAGGTATTTTCTTctgctactgtacagtaaTAAACGGCTGGCATCCCAAGTGGAAAGAGACTTTTGGTGTCAAAACAACGGCTGTCATATCTCGCCCGTATTGTACGACACATGAGAATTGATTACAGAgacttacatgtactca from Trichoderma atroviride chromosome 3, complete sequence encodes the following:
- a CDS encoding uncharacterized protein (EggNog:ENOG41), yielding MPWHLDNSNTGQAGSQPPANPIAALPSPKRHPGLRQAEAADSSSAERAGKRQSRRSKHGQAMGSVPAKKPRTGASPSRRLEMLSDAMFPLSSMQVNREDAVSPLFFSHGPARHFPRPHSVPVSDAASAIITQAREETAGTVTTLKLPRASVSSTNAALSGSTPSSMDMSVPSLSPDMRSLPPSLQMLQGVGVLELLEHDDRPTFLVDLANSANTNRPGLPIVYYNGSLRAAEPIHSLLNPEQEDPASPDLPENFNEFRSWAMASGTDALDVPSSTYEYGGITWNCTTLRRRFRFIGASAAYHATRPTPPMVEETVEEETIMLGQDISAQPLSTPVTPAVDILEPPDYFGNATVKPPLESIDTTLTTPGTGTVESIYDINRRHPDDFTNQVLQSQPVRSTFDWTRIPYNDNLPEHIKLAKSIDWGSTPLGPMSEWSYNLRGMTNLIMASPNPTAMYWGPEFVSFYNAAYVALAGSKHPNLMGQRYADGWHEIKDEFLPIFKTAWDSGQAIMKHDNQIFINRHGFLEETFFSWSIIPILGEEGEVVGLYNPCFENTRRRMNERRMLTLREIGERTASAASINEFWPQLRKGLAFNEYDIPFSMVYSVRDEPESEVSSLHSGSFIHSPQLILEGSPGVPEGHVAAPQTIDLRTSDEGFAPYVRQSLARGGEPVVLSEDDGTLPKHLIEGFEWRGFGEPCRTIVVFPVIPTNTGEAVTGFIVLGVNPRRPYNDDYKLFIHLLSRQLATSMASVLLFEEEIRRGQRAAHLALMDRQELSEKLEQRTQEASELELKFTRMAEFAPVGMFIADNLGHIDYCNDMWWQISRNARSEQIGTVWMDSVRVEDRPRLEEAWTRLLEQKVTISLEFRFNYSQLSGDHTVDTWVLMSAFPEKGPDGSLASIFGCITDISSQKWAERVQSERREEAVELKRQQENFIDITSHEMRNPLSAILQCVDQIANSIASFTAHSDKAEVDSLLESCLDAANTINLCASHQKRIVDDILTLSKLDSSLLAVTPVDEQPIKVVHRTLKMFEAELIAHDIAFEFIVDNSFETYGVNWAKLDPSRLRQVLINLMTNAIKFTQGREKRTIIVSMCATKDMSEVTSQGTFYFERNDIQRTAGMNIDNEEEWGSGERFNIHCSVEDTGTGLGDEELKVLFQRFQQATPRTHVQYGGSGLGLFISRILTEMQGGQIGVSSQRDAGSKFSFYIQSRKCLNPPSEYEHITPFKLERKIQTPSTNSQPAGGSASRSQSDTGRNPLFDVLIVEDNIVNQKVLQRQLRNYGNNTFVANHGKEALQTLQKSRFWAGQEAEGVDISVILMDLEMPVMDGMTCARKIRELEKEGTITKHIPIIAVTAYARPEQIENAKAAGIDDVISKPFRIPELIPKIEELVSKYQNLSVSSDT